The Podarcis muralis chromosome 8, rPodMur119.hap1.1, whole genome shotgun sequence genomic sequence AATGAATCTTAACAAGTTCATAGTAATACTATGGCAAGTTTAAAAAGCTAATTTAAGAAGACTCTAGGGCAAATGACTTAATCTAATCCTGAATACACTTACAAACATAAGATCAGCCCTACTGGATCATGCTGAAGACCCACAATGGGAGACAACTAGAGCGCAGGTGGTGGAAAACTCACTCCAAAGCTGACTGAATGCTTATTCAGTCACAGAATGCTACCTGTAAAGCAGCAGTGAAGGCGACAAAagagaattactgtatttttcgctctataagacgtaccagaccacaagacacacctagtttttggaggaggaaaacaagaaaaaaaaaagattctgaatctcagaagccagaacagcaagagggatcgctgcgcagtgaaagcagcaatccctcttgctgttctggcttctgtgatagctgcacagcctgcattcgctccataacacacacacacatttccccttactttttaggagagaaaaagtgagtcttatagagcaaaaaatatggtactttgccgcctctattgcatcctCAAAGAGCTGTCTGGCAGAGTTGTTTTGGATAGTCCAAAGACTGATCATTACCAGAAGTGGTAGACGGACCTCTGGAGCACTCAGCAGCATGCTGTGATCAGTTTTCACAGCACTTTGAGGATAAAGTAACTCAGCTCCATAGTGCCTTGGGTGTCACCGTCATTGCAGTTCCACCTGATACAATTCCTTCCCATGCTCTGCGGGATCAGTTTCAATTTACATGGCCCAATGATTTGGACAAGACTCTTACAAAGATGTGCTTCTTGCTCTCATGAACCATGTGCACAACCAGGCTGTGGTGAGTGCATCTTTATGTGATGGAATGATGCCTGCTTCTCTTAAACAAGTGGCAGTGTGTTCACTCCTGAAGAAGCCCATTCCAGTTCCTATAATTTATAACAACCACCCAGTTGCAAtcacagttgtacctcgggttacagacgcttcaggttacagactccgctaacccagaaatagtacctcgggttaagaactttgcttcaggatgagaacagaaatcgtgctccagcggcgcagcagcagcgggaagccccattagctaaagtggtgcttcaggttaagaacagtttcaggttaagaacggacctccggaacaaattaagtacgtaaccagagggaccactgtacCCCTTTTGGGGACAAGGTGGTGGAGAAAGTAATGGCTGAGCAGTTGCAGAAGTTCCTGGGGGATACAAATTATTTAGACCCACCTCAATCTGGTTTCAGGCACAATTTTGGGACTGAATCAACCTTGATTGCTActgggtaccagttgctggaaaccacaggtgagcagagtgctattgcactcattTCTGGCttgcaggcatctggctggccactgcgagaacaggatgctagattagatgggccattagctgattcagcaggctcttaggTTTTTATGCTCAGAGCCATATAGCTTCGCAAGGTTGCAACTTTTCTCTGAGAAAGCCCTTCTGTCTTGAATGTGCTGAACAATGGGCAGAAATTTAAGTTATGACTCTTCCTAGCATCAAGAGTACAGTGCCTATTGAATTTCTACCTGTCATTCAGTTGTTAAACTCCACTAGAAGTTGCTCTATTTAGCTACAGCCTTCAAATGCAATACACAGGACCAGAACAGCATTAGAACCTGACATAAGATCCAAATTAAATATTTCTAGCAAGTGTACTTAGGAATAAGCCTTTCATGATTTCCATGAATGGAAGGCTTGTCACTAAAATCACTTAGTAGGAATAATTTgtactgaactcagtgagacttactgctaagtaaacatgtttaggatgtTTAGCATTGTGCtgtaagtatgtttaggattagGACTGCAATATCAATTCCCTTTACAGGCTAAAGTTACTAGAGTAATTATTAAAATTGGAATCATCTGAAGCTGATTGGAGTTTGTCATGTGAGATTAAATGCAGCTATTTATGAGAAGGAAACATGAACTTGGAGGCAAAAGGAGAACAAAGTCAAGAAAACCTACTTAATCCTTTCTCTTGGAAGAAACTGTGTTGCCTAACCTTCTTTTGAAATAATTATGCCATCCCCTCTTCCACATAGTCGTCTTCTCCATCTGGAATTTTCTCCATCTGTGGAAACACGACCCTGTAGTAGTCCCTTGGTGTTTCCTGCCAAACGTGAAAAGTTGGGGGAAGGTCCGTTGCCTAGGGCTCGTCGGCTACCCTCTCGTGTAGCTTGGTGTTCTATAGACTGGGATCAGTTGTGCCTGCTGCACCCCCTAGGCTCTGGTGGCTTTGGTTCTGTCTACAAGGCTACGTACCATGGAGCTACAGTGGCTGTAAAGCAGGTAAACAAATGCAGCAAGAACCGTTTGGCATCACGGCAGAGCTTCTGGGCAGAACTAAATGCAGCACGCCTTGATCACAAAAATGTGGTGCGTATAGTAGCTGCTAGCACATGTGCCCCTGGCAATCAGGATAGTTTGGGCACCATAATAATGGAGTATGTAGGAAATAGGACTCTGGACCATGTTATCTATGGGACTGGCTGTATAACAGCTAAAAAGAAAGATGATCAGCTGAGTAtagctcagtgtctgggctacTCCTGTGACATTATGGCAGGCTTAGTGTTTCTCCATTCACATTTGATTGTGCATCTGGATTTGAAACCTGCCAACATATTCATCACTGAACACAATGTTTGCAAGATTGGAGACTTTGGATGTTCCCAAAAGCTACAGAATGCTGCATCTGACCCACAACTTTGTCAACAAGGGGGAACATACACCCACCGTGCTCCTGAACTCCTTAAAGGTGAGCGAGTCAACCCCAAGGCAGACATCTACTCTTTTGCCATCACCCTCTGGCAAATGGTTACACAGCAAGAGCCTTATTCGGGTGAGCGCCAGTATGTACTCTACTCTGTTGTAGCTTATAACCTGCGCCCTTCTCTGACTGCAGCTGTGTTTAGAGAATCAACCACTGGCCAAAGGCTTGAAAATATAATTGGAAGCTGTTGGAGAGCTGATGTAGCAGAGCGTCCTAGTGCAGAACTTCTCCTTCACAATCTTCAGTCCCTGTCTCTAATAGTATAAAAGACCTTGTCTTGTCCCTCTTCATTTTTATTGTTGATCATCTCTTGCTAAGTTTGTGTATCTTATTGCTCTGATtcttctctgcatgcaaaagaagtttaaaaatatatatgttgctGGTGGTCAATTTTCTATAAATAAAGTTCATTACAGGAAATGAGTAGTAGGTTTGATGGTGTTCAGAGAATGCTATTAGCTGTATTTGACAGTGCTCAGAGACTGCTATTAGCTGTATTCAGTTTATTATTTTGTCCTAAGCATCTGCATAGGTTAAATATGCTCAAGATCTGAGACTTGGTTGCTATCCTAGGCACACTTTGGTGGGAATTGGGTCCATTGAAGATAATGGAGCTTCCTAATAGGAATGCATACCAAGAAAAATGTAACAATTATCATACTCCCAGTGTCATATATCAAACTAGTATTGTACAAAGGGCGGGGGGGTAACAGTGTGATTGTTATTTTATTCTCTTTGAAAATGGTGATATATCTGTGTGGATTGAGCTACAAATAAGTTATATAATTTATTTCcttgttttaaatatttgctaAGCCACAGTGACATGATTTCAATGGTCAAAATAG encodes the following:
- the MOS gene encoding proto-oncogene serine/threonine-protein kinase mos, producing MPSPLPHSRLLHLEFSPSVETRPCSSPLVFPAKREKLGEGPLPRARRLPSRVAWCSIDWDQLCLLHPLGSGGFGSVYKATYHGATVAVKQVNKCSKNRLASRQSFWAELNAARLDHKNVVRIVAASTCAPGNQDSLGTIIMEYVGNRTLDHVIYGTGCITAKKKDDQLSIAQCLGYSCDIMAGLVFLHSHLIVHLDLKPANIFITEHNVCKIGDFGCSQKLQNAASDPQLCQQGGTYTHRAPELLKGERVNPKADIYSFAITLWQMVTQQEPYSGERQYVLYSVVAYNLRPSLTAAVFRESTTGQRLENIIGSCWRADVAERPSAELLLHNLQSLSLIV